From a single Candoia aspera isolate rCanAsp1 chromosome 2, rCanAsp1.hap2, whole genome shotgun sequence genomic region:
- the LOC134491647 gene encoding proteinase-activated receptor 1-like codes for MGQPLVLVALGWIAVLVLPLHSFSSPQNGSSSKNGTRAGPRSFSIRVEGEYEAIPDLYNGAENGLEIGSGSSSQNRTQPLLTYSLSKDVEWYLSSGWLTFFIPAVYTLVVSLSLPLNITAVLLFLLKMKVKKPAAMYMLNLASADILFASVLPFRIAYHFSGNHWPFGSAMCCFVTATFYCNMYCSILLMTVISIDRFLAVVYPMQSLSWRTRRRASAVCSAIWLVSVAGVVPLLITEQTRHIPPLNITTCHDVLNEKDLKGYYLTFFTIFCSFFFFVPLIVCSICYVCIIWCLSSADIAAKPGKKTRALLLSVAVFSIFIICFGPTNVLLLVHYVNFSYNSYVGNIYFAYLLCVCISSISCCIDPLIYYYASSECQRHLSNLLCCRKDSELCSLSSNNPLGSRTSQRATCTSTLDNSLYRKLLA; via the exons ATGGGGCAGCCGCTCGTCCTGGTCGCGCTGGGCTGGATCGCGGTGCTGGTCCTTCCGTTGCATTCTTTCTCCTCGCCGCAGAATG gatCTTCTTCCAAGAATGGCACTAGGGCAGGACCAAGATCCTTTTCCATTAGAGTAGAGGGAGAATATGAAGCAATTCCAGATTTAtataatggtgctgaaaatgGTTTGGAAATTGGGTCAGGATCTAGCAGCCAAAACAGAACACAGCCTCTTCTAACATACAGTCTGTCGAAAGATGTGGAATGGTACCTGTCTAGTGGATGGCTGACCTTTTTCATCCCAGCAGTCTATACTCTAGTTGTGTCCCTGAGTCTTCCTCTGAACATCACGGCAGTTCTTCTGTTCTTGCTAAAAATGAAGGTGAAGAAGCCAGCTGCAATGTATATGCTCAATTTAGCTTCTGCAGATATACTTTTTGCGAGTGTCCTTCCATTTCGGATTGCCTATCATTTTTCTGGAAACCACTGGCCTTTTGGGTCTGCCATGTGCTGCTTTGTCACCGCCACATTTTACTGCAACATGTACTGCTCCATTCTGCTGATGACAGTGATAAGCATCGATCGCTTCTTGGCTGTGGTCTacccaatgcagtctctgtcctggCGCACCCGAAGGCGTGCCTCTGCGGTTTGTTCTGCCATCTGGCTTGTCTCAGTTGCTGGGGTGGTACCTTTGCTTATCACTGAGCAAACAAGGCACATACCTCCTCTGAACATAACAACTTGTCATGATGTACTGAATGAAAAAGACCTCAAAGGATATTATCTTACTTTTTTCActattttctgttcatttttcttttttgtgccatTAATTGTTTGTAGTATTTGCTATGTCTGTATCATCTGGTGTCTTAGCTCTGCAGACATTGCTGCAAAACCGGGTAAAAAGACGCGAGCTTTACTCTTGTCTGTGGctgttttctccatttttattatatgttttggCCCAACAAATGTTCTCTTGCTAGTTCATTATGTGAATTTTTCTTACAACAGCTACGTGGGCAATATATATTTCGCTTATCTCCTCTGTGTCTGCATTAGCAGTATAAGTTGTTGTATTGATCCTCTGATCTATTACTATGCCTCTTCTGAATGTCAGCGTCACTTGAGCAATTTGTTGTGTTGCAGAAAGGACTCTGAACTCTGCAGCCTTAGCTCCAATAATCCTCTGGGGAGTAGAACAAGCCAAAGGGCTACGTGCACCAGTACACTTGATAACAGCCTCTACCGAAAATTACTAGCATAG